In Schistocerca serialis cubense isolate TAMUIC-IGC-003099 chromosome 8, iqSchSeri2.2, whole genome shotgun sequence, one genomic interval encodes:
- the LOC126417108 gene encoding putative gustatory receptor 2a, whose protein sequence is MGIVRGHVLRSTWPPTGSEDALEELATRAGQPGVAGAVGAEVRRLQRARLTIHRCARLCSLHFGPALLLAVLGDFVVMTCCAYWLVCVTTEAHYPLANKSTLVLVNAFSLTNALCRQLAVCWACSSAAERADRTGLLLSRLEPLLRSGPAADVLRLPVDRLCVSAMGFFNIDLQIFVTTVSAAVAYLVILIQIPT, encoded by the coding sequence ATGGGCATCGTGCGTGGGCACGTGCTGAGGAGCACCTGGCCACCGACGGGCAGTGAGGACGCTCTGGAGGAGTTGGCGACGCGCGCTGGACAGCCCGGGgtggcgggggcggtgggggcggaggTGCGTCGACTTCAGCGCGCCAGGTTGACCATCCACCGTTGCGCCCGCCTCTGCAGTCTCCACTTCGGACCCGCACTGCTGCTGGCGGTCTTGGGAGATTTCGTCGTGATGACCTGCTGCGCATACTGGCTTGTATGCGTGACAACTGAAGCACATTACCCGCTAGCAAACAAGAGCACGCTAGTACTCGTGAACGCTTTCAGCCTTACTAACGCCCTGTGTCGCCAGTTGGCGGTCTGCTGGGCCTGTTCCTCGGCGGCCGAGCGCGCCGACAGAACTGGTCTGTTGCTGTCCAGGCTGGAGCCGCTGCTACGTTCCGGGCCGGCAGCGGACGTTCTGCGACTTCCGGTGGACAGACTATGTGTTTCCGCCATGGGATTTTTTAACATCGACCTTCAAATCTTCGTAACTACTGTTAGTGCTGCAGTCGCCTATCTCGTGATTCTTATACAAATTCCTACCTAA